agacagagagagagaaagaggggggagagagagagagagaggagagagagcgagacctTCCAGTCTGTCAACAAAGCGTTATTATTGCCTAGCAACCAACCATggccacccccacccccacccccacccccaacaccctcCCCCTCTTTGCAGGAAAAGCAGGCTGGCCGTGAAAAGTACACAGTAAGAGGGCAATTATAGCTGATTATTACGGGGTGTCTCCGGCTGTGGTGATTATGGTCATTCGGTGGGAAGGCTCATGCCGTGCCAAAACCAGCTTGGATGCATTGCCAGGACTCAGATTAGCGTGTGCACACGAGTGACCAGCCGATAAACCTCTATTATCATTACAACACAATGGACAATCACAGCATATTGTCTAGTGCTAGGACCGACCAGTATGCTAGCCTGAGGACGCTGGCGCCCAGTGAGACGCTAGAACAAGAGCTGCATGTATTTAGCAAAGGGTCACTAACCATGTTATCGCTGTAGCGGTCCGGTCTGCCTCTTCTGTCACTGGTGACGAAAGAGTGTCATagagggaaagggagggggggtaatgtgggtgggggtggaaagaaaaggaaaatgcttagaaaaaaaatgcttggcAACATTCCAAAGGAAATTTATGGTCTAGgtcaaactgcacacacacgctgagcaagattacagtataaacacatttcctctcagCCATCTTCCCACACAGTCACAGGAACAGCTCTGACAGTGTTATAGTGAGAGAAGTGacaggtggtggtgatgatgatcaGAGCCAAGGGCTGCTGCTTTCCCCCAAAAAACTCAAATTAAGGAATTAGCTGAAGAAATGTGTTTGGATTTATTTGGTAATcttcatacatacatgcatggaTGTTACATGACTAACATCTGCGCATGTTGCATATGTCCTCCTAGCTCGTCACATATTGGTGCCATGAGCGAGGATGACACAACGTGAGAAAATATCAGAATCATCCCATTGTGCCCTGCCATTATATTTCTAGAAACAGTATCAGCCATATTTATATCAGTTTGATTTCTATGCGTATTATCTGAACGTGGACAGCCAACACTAAACCAAGGCCAGGCCATGTTCAATTTGGAGAGAGCAAAATAGTTTTTCAACAACCCAAAAGATCCATTATTTTCTACTTTCAAATGGCTGCATGAAACTAAAAAGAGTAAGCTAATGTAGAAGTCTGCCAGAGTGCTGCATCCATAAGCAATTGTACATATAAGAAAAATGACCCCTCTAATTACAAACCAGCTTGTTAAAGCGTGCGGTTTTGCAGGGGACTCAAGTGACGATTGTCAGATTCACATCAGCACATGACCTTCATAcacaccaccacaaacacattctCTCAACCTGGGAAGTACTGCGAGAGAATGGCACATTGGCTGGGTTATTAACACAGGAAAGAGGAGGTCATACAGCATTACTGCACTACAGTACATGGAGTGCAAATGGGTGAATGAGAATCAGGGAAAGGGACTTATGCAGTCTAGACCAACACGAGTAAACAGACTGGTGAGCAATACATGTTTGTAGGGCTGTAGTTAGTATTGGGAGTTAAGGATACGACAGGAGGGCAAAAGAGTGTTATTTTTCTCAAGGGAGTGAGTGGATAACAAATCATATTCAAAAACTTGCAACAATAAAGTAGTAAGGCAGGGAAAAATGGTACATGTAGGAATACCTCAACACTTACAACTTAATTTCAAGGCATCATGGCCAatcatttgtcacatttgtgaATGGAATTTAAGCAGAACACCAGTCAGTGCTAGGAAATGACTCATTCCTCACAAAGACCAAAGGGTAAAATGCTACTCTAGAGGAAGCACCACCCAGAGGCATCAATGAGGaatttttgtttcagtgaaCTACCGTTACAGAGCACTACCAACACTGGGGCAAATGCAAGTAATGTAAAATAACAGTATCAGAATGTCGAAGTATCCCTATTAAGATAAGTTAGAAGGTTAAGGCAAAGGTTTGGGGACAGAAACTTACTTTGACCTTTCATCTGAGCCACGGTACGAGTCATAGTAACGATCATCTCTGTGGGcaagatggagatggagaaaaagacacacaaacacacccagacaAACATTGATGAGCACATAAAATTAATGGAATGACAACCATGAATACAAATGTTTCCAGAGGTGCACAGTGTGACACTGTGTTACACACAGAAAACTGGACTCACTTTATCCTATGAATTAGACAATGTAAAGCAAGACTGGTGAATCTGTGAACAGAATGCCCCTGAATGGAAAATAAGCATCTGAAGAGGGATTAAGCTTTGTACATGTGGATGcagtaggaaaaaaaacaagaaacaagtGCTCTAGAAGAGGAACTCTAGCACTGAACAGAGCGTAGTTGGTCTAAAATATCAAACACTTAAAACTCAAGAGGTTAACAGGAGTAAAAGGACTCTCAACTTCAAACTGATGAGTGGGATCATGTAAGCACTTGGCACTATAGCGTtcagtaaaacaaaaaatgtttacaaGATTTCTCTATTAGGCATAGACAGCATGGCCACCGCTAAACATAATCTTAATTAAGTGGCCACGCCTTGTGACAGGACTCACGTTTGTGCATGAGcgaaagaaaaagcaaagcaggaGAGCGACAGAAAATACACTGTGCATCACTAATGTTCATTTCTTACCCTCCTCTGTGTTGGTGTCCCATGGGCATGTTGCGCACACGGCCACTCCCCCTGGAAACCCTACttgggtggggtgggggaggaCCTCGGCGAGGACTCATCTCATCGTAATCCCGGCGGGAAGGAGGCATGGGTCCCCGTACCCCTCTGCTAGAGGGCATTCGGTCAAACCCGCGGTCTCCACCGCTGGACCTGGGCCCACGTATTGGGAACCCTCCCATAAGCCTGCGAccacctcccctctcctcaaacatcacagtgaaacCACCATATTCATATGTTTCATCGTAGAAGTTAGGGTCATAGGGCTGAGCACGGCCCTTTATGGGAGCCTaaaagggaggacagagggagataaACTGACCTGCTGAGGGGCATTTGAAATGCATAGTTTACAAGAATACTAAGTGTGCTGAGGATAAAGGTGCATCTATAAGAAACAACACAATATTCCAGATGTGTAACAAAATCTCTGGTCAGCTGCAGCACGACATGACATGCTCTGGACATCTTTGTCCATTTGAGTGCCTTACACTACACTGCATTTTAAAGGTTTGTTCAGTCAGAAAAAACGATTCAGTTAATTCAATAAGATGCAACTCACATGACAAAAGCCCACTCAACCACTGTAAAAGATACTTACATCAGCGATGAGCTCCAGCATAGTCTTGATACACTCCACCACCCTCTCTGTTTTACCGCCAACCAGCACCACCCGGTCCGTCGACTGAGGACAGCACTCCTGAAACAGCTTGATGCTGGTCTTTGTGTTCTGGAGgcacatgacacacagacacacatgaaggGCACAAGAAAAGGGGAAGCTGCTGCATGACACAGCATCTGATTctgctgtagaaaaaaaaaatccaatcatTTGTCAAATCACAACTGTCACTTTATGGGTATTTCCACATTAAGGTACATTCAGTAGTCCACCACATAACAGATAGAGCCAGAAAATATGACAGTTAAGAAATCAAttcaataaacacaaataatacaaacaatTAACATAGGAAAAAATGTATCCTGTCTGGGTACCTCTAGCTGGGTTTAAGTGTTTAAGTGAGTGTATTCCTGCTACAACTGAAAAACTGGCAGTGACAGACGGCTGTGTGAAAATGCATGCTGTATATTACTCACACCTTTCAGTCTGTAACCTGCTTTGAACAGATTTAATTGCAAAAAGCTGATCTCCATCTCTTGTATCAACATACCTCACGGAGCTCCTTGATCTTGGCTCCCTTCACCCCAATGATGGAGCCAGCCAGGCTCTGGTGGATCAGCAGACGCAGCTCACAATCAAAATCCATGCCATTGTACTGCTGGTACTGAGGGAGATATTTATTATGTTAATACTATGATGCAATCTGTTTAGTTTTCTGAAAAGTCAACCCTGCCTGAGACTCTAACTCTGACAAAATCATCCACCTAGAAGGTACATAATGGCAAATTAATGCAGAGGCTACAAGAAAGACAGTAACAAAATATATTACCATACTTCAAATAATGGGTGGCATACACTCTAGGGGTGATACAAAATCTATGAATCATTTTTAATCCCAGTTTGAAAGTTCACTTTTCCCACCAATTAATTGCAGATGCAGGCACATGGCAACAGTGTTACCGACAGCCTCAAAATAGATTGCAGACACAACCTGACAGAATTTGAACCAGTCCAGTTTAACTTATTTAACCACTTACTTGCAAGTGAAAAGAAAGgtaaaatacacaaaagcaGAAGAGCAAGCAAACAAAAGTAAAGCAAGCACAGTCAATTTAAGTTGAACTAGTAAGCATCTCTGTAACACAACGGACATTTGCAATAGATCGTGATAAGTATTAAcgtgattgttttcatttcaaaatgattttgtttaCTCAGTTCAACTACACTTGACataaagagaaggaaaacaagttCAAGTCCTCACCTCTTCCAGTGTTGGGATAATCTTCAGCAGGATTTCTCCAACTGTCTCGATGTCGGCACTGATGCTCAGGATGCTTCATATTTCACCCACCAATGACAAGGCAgagcacagccacacagagaggGTGGGGTTGGGGGAGCCAACGAGGCATTCCGGGGGAGGGAACGACATTTCAGATCAGAGAATTCATGACATCCCATTTTTTgccaaagagaaacagactaACACAGCTAAATGAAATGTTGAGATCCAGTGTTTTCTAAACTTTTCATGATGATAAttcaacactgtaaaaaaagcTGGTACCCATACAatgcaatgaaaagaaaacagtcttttgttcagagaaagcaagaaaagagacaaaataaaaaagggaCCCAAAGAAAAGTGACTGCATTTGGTGACCATTGAAGGGGCAAGACGGGGAGGGTGAAGCCTGAGGAGGATCTGGCAGGAATAAGCACCATTGGTGCCAGAGAGAACTCTAAAGTCCTAAAGCATAGTTTGGTGGATGCACACCACAAAGTCTTCGACTATAAAGACCCCAAAAAAGGTGCCCAACACAACTTTGAAAGATCAGGGAAGACTGAGAGAATTAATGAGTCCTCTCTCGTCTTTTTATCATTTGCACCCCAAACACCCCATCTTAAAAATTTGGCTTGGGCAATCAATGCGTCACTTATACAACAAATTGTAAATTAAATTTTGTTGTCTGCATCCACCTACTGActtaataaataaacacaatgaattTATGAATCAAGACCACTTATGCACAGTTTGTACATGGAAGAAGAATGGTAGACAGCAGAAGAACAGTAACAGAGCAGACTGAACCATGGAAAATGGAAGTTTGCCACCACTGGAGTTGATGCTTTTTAGGGGATGGGAGAAGCAATTaacataaaaccacagaatgCAGAGGTGAGTGGGACAGAGAGAAATTATCTGTACATTCAATAGCTCCAGCAGTCCATAACCAAATTCAGATGAAGCAGaagacaggagggaaaaaacacacacacacacacacacacacacacacacacacacacacacggacaaacAACACTTGAGTCCTAGCTTGTCTTTAGAGTTTCAGAATGGATGGACAATCTGAGCATATCGGTTTAATGAGGGATTCGCAAGGAAAGAATGGGATGGTGTGAGAAGCAGGTGAGCTTATGGAACTAACGGAAAAACAAGAACACCAGTATATCCACTCtgaggggggagggaggtgaAAACGCGAAAGATAGAGAGGATAGATAATCATCAATGaaaattaaagaaacaaaaaacacggACATACTGCACAGATTATagcaaagatttaaaaaaagacagtggCAGATTGTGGACAAACCCTGACAACACCAGCCTAAATTTCAATGTTGACGTGACTTTAAAAATGGTATATAAACGATGTTGACATGGCTTTTACAGGTGCAACAGGCAGATTTGGACATGAACGCATTTAGGCATTTTGACTCAGGCTAAAATACTGTGAGAACAGGTAGGTTAATATACAGTGACTTGACAGAGGCAGGATgactatttattattcatctcttcttgtttgtttgacctGTAGTCAGGCAGTGAGAGGGAGGAGCTTAGGGACATACCGCTCAGGCCCACTGCTGTCTGGGACTGACACACTGGCATTGTACTGGGCGTGGCATGGGCAGGGGCCAGGGCCATTCGAGCACAGATGTCAATCAAGTAAGGCGCCCATTTAGGGACAGGGCACGATTATGGACAGGGCCAACCAGGGTGTCAGGTGGGCGGGCGCAGGAGGGGCCATCCAGAACATGggcaacagaggaggaagtgggcAAAAAAGtcaacagtaaaataataaacaagggagagggaagaggaatacatttttaatatacaGGCTCTACACTGTTCAAACGTGACTTTTATTTGATTCTCTCAGAGATTGGTTtgtcaaagagagaaaaggagaaaatgtaaCATTGGAAAATGGGTAATGGCATATTAAGAAAATGAAGAGTTCAATGTCGGGGAATAGACcagagacagtgagaaagaGGGGTAGAACATATTGTGGAGGGCTAGAAAAAAAGAGGCAATGACTGAGTGAATTAGGAATTGGCCAGGTTGCCTTAACACTtatcgaaaaaaaaaaaaaaagaaaagaaaagaaaaaaaagctagCTGGCACTCCAGGCGACTTCATGAACACTGCTGTGTGCCCATAAATTTAAATTAACAAGAGCACCTGTGTTGCCACAACAGCACTGTTACGATAAATCGTCACTATGGAGAAACAAATTGACTTGAAATTGGACTTTTGTGCCAAGGGCCAGTTTAGCTGAGGCAATCACATGATGTTCatgtgagaagaaaaaagataaaaccAACCCCAAAGGGTTCATAAGAAAATCTCACGAAGAGATGGTAACATCGCAGGCATCAGCTAACCACATCCCTTGCATacacagaagaaaacattgCCAAATACCAAAATAAATTTTTAATCTGTTATCCAGGGTAAACGTAAAAAGAACTGCTGTCCTATGGAGGAGGCTGGGTAAGTTCTGAGTGGCTGAACACCAGTGGAGGGAAAACTAaagaatacaaaacaaaaagtctAAACCAAATAAAAATTCAGGGTGTATAAAATAGATGTACTCACGTCTGTACGAAGGGCTTTGATGTTTTTGCCACCCTTCCCAATTACAGCTCCTGCATTCTGAGAAGACAGAGAACACTTTCAAAAACgggaaacataaataaatgagaaaatgtgaacTATGGTATCACAATTAACAACGCAGAGCAAGAGAATATTACAGTCAATATCAGCAAAAGCACAATGATTGTATGAATCCCGCTAATAAAGAGcagaaattaattatttaaaaaaaaggcagagatgtGGTCAGGGCAACCAAACGAAAACCATGAAAAAAGGGGGAGAACAAAAATCTGTAGTCTCAGTAAGGGTGTGCACAAAACAAAGATACGAACCATCACATAAGGGTTAGACATGAAATGTGGAATGAAAGGAGAGCTGATTTACTTTGCTCTGCAGGAGGATGCGAAGCTCAACCATCTCGTCTGAGTTCCTGGAGCGCTTGAATGATTTCTGCTCATCTGCATCCTCAGCAGGGCGCTTACCTGGCATAAggagataaaaacacactgacaaccCTACACACACAACCGTCCACAAGGGAaaatttcatttaaagaaaaaaacacaacacagaaagcagtgaaGTACAGAATCACAAAACCTGTATCTTTAAACTCTGTTTTCATAGTGTGTGCTGAATCTACACAGATTACAGTGTGCAAAACCAGGAGAGAAAGGGTTTTTTAgcacttcaaaaaaaaaacatgaaaacaatttGGGGAAAGGAAACAAGCAAATGGGGTTGGGTCCctaacaatcacacacacagtttcaaacATTAACCTCTACCAACACCAATTTTCAAAATCAATGCTATGCTTTGTCAACAGACAAATACAAAGCTGCTACCACAAATCTGCCATAGCTATCCTTTTATTATACAACATACAGACATTTGTCGGTAGATAAATTAGTCAAAACGTGTTAATAAAGTAATGCATTTTTACAAATCAACCAGCATGTAAAGAAGCAAAGTTTTATACCATTAGTCTCCGAGTTGCTGAATGAAGTATCGTCTTGGTGGTCAATTTCTGTTTCCATGGtcttctgacagcagaagaGATGTGGTGGGCACCTCGGTCCGGGGAAcgggcggcagcagcagcagggtgggaGAAGCAGAAAAGTGGTCCCTGTGATCTGTGGTAGTCTGTCAGCATTGTAAATGGGGGGGGAGAGACATACGAGAAATCAAACTGCATGCTCGAGATCCAGTTATTCAACAAGCAGGGATGACATGACGACAAAAACCCAGAGaaaaactgacagaaagacTGGCACTCACCGATATTTATTTCAGGGACAAGGGCGTGTTGATAGGCGGAACTAAATAAGCAAggaccaaacagctgctgcGTCCTGGTGGGGAGGGAAAGGCTGGTTGTAGTACTGAAATCTAATATGAAAAAGGCTAAATAATAGCGAAGTTTGAAACGCATCACCTGTGATCATATACATTGTATTTCATCTAATCAATACAGGTCATTACATATACACAGATGACCATTATCTGAAAGGACAGTTGTTATTATAATGTTATCAGTTATCACATCGTTACATTAACAAGCGTGTTAGggtggagagaaaagcaggtATTTCAAAACAGTGTGGAAAGAAGTGTGCGACTGCCACCGTCCTACAATGAAGAAATGAGTTCATCAGCCAGTGATGAAGGAATGACGTTAATATGAATATTTACTGCAATCTTCATCGGCTAACAACACGACGGATTACCAATTTCAACGAATGTACTATTTAATAACTGCTACCAGAAATTAAGTGGTTGAACGATGACGCTGACTGACTAAATCGAAAGTGAGGTAACTTGGCTCCACTGAGGCTAACTTATCGATCGTTATCTAACATTAAGTTAAATCGTTCACTGAGGTTAATGTTAGCTACCGGGGTAACGCTAGCTTACAGCCTGGAGGGAAAAGCGTTAGCTACAGGCTTCGTCGTTTAGGTTTCGATTATTTCTATGTCAATCGTACACTTTTCAAACACTTTATTGAGTTGCACGCGAGGCAAGGCATCGTGATGTATCACTGATCTAACACGAATACCTTGATAAAACATTACCAATCGTTCAATACAAAGAACAGCCCGAGTCACTCATGCTAGCACCAAGCTAATTTCGCCATGTTGCCAGAATTTCGGTTGAGCACAACGGGAGCTAGCCAGGCCAGCTAATTAGGTGGCACTGCAATGGACACAAAATAAGCAACAAAGTGACTCCTAAAGGCGCATTTCTTTTCATAGTACCTGTGCACTTCAACGGAATTAAGCTCAAGGTGGcgcagaaaatatgaaaataccGTGAAAACACAAACCTGTAGTGCAACACTTCACTCGCCCCCTTCCTTCTCTACCTAACTTGGAAAAGTACC
This Chaetodon auriga isolate fChaAug3 chromosome 5, fChaAug3.hap1, whole genome shotgun sequence DNA region includes the following protein-coding sequences:
- the hnrnpk gene encoding heterogeneous nuclear ribonucleoprotein K isoform X4, whose translation is METEIDHQDDTSFSNSETNGKRPAEDADEQKSFKRSRNSDEMVELRILLQSKNAGAVIGKGGKNIKALRTDYNASVSVPDSSGPERILSISADIETVGEILLKIIPTLEEYQQYNGMDFDCELRLLIHQSLAGSIIGVKGAKIKELRENTKTSIKLFQECCPQSTDRVVLVGGKTERVVECIKTMLELIADAPIKGRAQPYDPNFYDETYEYGGFTVMFEERGGGRRLMGGFPIRGPRSSGGDRGFDRMPSSRGVRGPMPPSRRDYDEMSPRRGPPPPHPSRVSRGSGRVRNMPMGHQHRGGDRRGRPDRYSDNMVNNSSSWDSYQSGGRGSYNDMGGPVITTQVTIPKDLAGSIIGKGGQRIKQIRHESGASIKIDEPLEGSEDRIITITGTQDQIQNAQFLLQNSVKQYSGHLL
- the hnrnpk gene encoding heterogeneous nuclear ribonucleoprotein K isoform X2 yields the protein METEIDHQDDTSFSNSETNGKRPAEDADEQKSFKRSRNSDEMVELRILLQSKNAGAVIGKGGKNIKALRTDYNASVSVPDSSGPERILSISADIETVGEILLKIIPTLEEYQQYNGMDFDCELRLLIHQSLAGSIIGVKGAKIKELRENTKTSIKLFQECCPQSTDRVVLVGGKTERVVECIKTMLELIADAPIKGRAQPYDPNFYDETYEYGGFTVMFEERGGGRRLMGGFPIRGPRSSGGDRGFDRMPSSRGVRGPMPPSRRDYDEMSPRRGPPPPHPSRVSRGSGRVRNMPMGHQHRGGDDRYYDSYRGSDERSNDRRGRPDRYSDNMVNNSSSWDSYQSGGRGSYNDMGGPVITTQVTIPKDLAGSIIGKGGQRIKQIRHESGASIKIDEPLEGSEDRIITITGTQDQIQNAQFLLQNSVKQYSGHLL
- the hnrnpk gene encoding heterogeneous nuclear ribonucleoprotein K isoform X1 — translated: METEIDHQDDTSFSNSETNGKRPAEDADEQKSFKRSRNSDEMVELRILLQSKNAGAVIGKGGKNIKALRTDYNASVSVPDSSGPERILSISADIETVGEILLKIIPTLEEYQQYNGMDFDCELRLLIHQSLAGSIIGVKGAKIKELRENTKTSIKLFQECCPQSTDRVVLVGGKTERVVECIKTMLELIADAPIKGRAQPYDPNFYDETYEYGGFTVMFEERGGGRRLMGGFPIRGPRSSGGDRGFDRMPSSRGVRGPMPPSRRDYDEMSPRRGPPPPHPSRVSRGSGRVRNMPMGHQHRGGDDRYYDSYRGSDERSNDRRGRPDRYSDNMSGGGYDNSSSWDSYQSGGRGSYNDMGGPVITTQVTIPKDLAGSIIGKGGQRIKQIRHESGASIKIDEPLEGSEDRIITITGTQDQIQNAQFLLQNSVKQYSGHLL
- the hnrnpk gene encoding heterogeneous nuclear ribonucleoprotein K isoform X3; the encoded protein is METEIDHQDDTSFSNSETNGKRPAEDADEQKSFKRSRNSDEMVELRILLQSKNAGAVIGKGGKNIKALRTDYNASVSVPDSSGPERILSISADIETVGEILLKIIPTLEEYQQYNGMDFDCELRLLIHQSLAGSIIGVKGAKIKELRENTKTSIKLFQECCPQSTDRVVLVGGKTERVVECIKTMLELIADAPIKGRAQPYDPNFYDETYEYGGFTVMFEERGGGRRLMGGFPIRGPRSSGGDRGFDRMPSSRGVRGPMPPSRRDYDEMSPRRGPPPPHPSRVSRGSGRVRNMPMGHQHRGGDRRGRPDRYSDNMSGGGYDNSSSWDSYQSGGRGSYNDMGGPVITTQVTIPKDLAGSIIGKGGQRIKQIRHESGASIKIDEPLEGSEDRIITITGTQDQIQNAQFLLQNSVKQYSGHLL